One part of the Humulus lupulus chromosome 9, drHumLupu1.1, whole genome shotgun sequence genome encodes these proteins:
- the LOC133800884 gene encoding phragmoplastin DRP1C-like yields MRRPLVLQLHKTEDGQTEYAEFLHAPRKKYTDFAAMRKEIQDETDRITGKSKQISNIPIHLSIYSPNVVNLTVIDLPGLTKVAVEGQPETIVEDIENMVRSYVEKPNSIILAISPANQDIATSDAIKLAREVDPSGERTFRVLTKLDLMDKGTQCQAHQGLILSLLTNHPIFFNGFQCFIFCFSSSSSVCRFLKVF; encoded by the exons ATGAGGAGGCCACTGGTGTTGCAACTTCATAAGACAGAAGATGGTCAGACTGAGTATGCGGAGTTTCTTCATGCTCCTAGAAAGAAGTATACTGATTTTG CTGCTATGCGTAAGGAGATCCAAGATGAGACAGATCGTATTACTGGGAAATCTAAGCAAATATCTAACATTCCAATTCATCTGAGCATATATTCTCCAAATG TTGTAAACTTGACAGTCATAGATCTTCCTGGGTTGACAAAGGTTGCTGTAG AGGGACAACCGGAAACCATTGTTGAAGATATTGAAAATATGGTCCGCTCTTATGTTGAGAAG CCTAACTCTATCATATTGGCTATATCTCCTGCAAATCAAGATATTGCCACATCAGATGCAATCAAACTTGCAAGAGAAGTTGATCCTTCAG GTGAAAGAACATTTCGGGTGCTAACAAAACTTGATTTAATGGACAAAGGAACTCAATGCCAAGCACACCAAGGTCTCATTCTTTCCTTATTAACCAATCATCCAATCTTCTTTAATGGATTTCAATGCTTCATTttctgtttttcttcttcttcttctgtatGCAGATTCTTGAAGGTCTTCTGA
- the LOC133801438 gene encoding ubiquitin carboxyl-terminal hydrolase 9-like → MNISFFDIWKTPQSYWLRLRRMITYRLSKNVVGRSRVEIIHRPHEKCPSDSVKGCQGKLIGTPFVTYLKEPICGANVEAVVTRLLSPLKRTRPSVKLENGKENGFEKEVIEEPSNRYNSKNLSMDDAEVEEKSSEALFLC, encoded by the exons ATGAACATAAGCTTTTTCGATATTTGGAAAACCCCTCAGAGCTATTGGCTCCGATTAAGGAGGATGAtcacttatagactttctaaaaACGTCGTGGGAAGATCCAGAGTTGAAATAATTCATCGACCACATGAAAA GTGCCCGTCAGACAGTGTTAAGGGTTGTCAGGGAAAGCTTATCGGTACCCCTTTTGTTACTTATTTAAAAGAGCCAATATGTGGAGCCAATGTTGAAGCCGTTGTTACTAGATTGTTGTCACCTTTGAAGAGAACGCGTCCTTCAGTTAAGCTCGAGAATGGTAAGGAAAATGGATTTGAAAAAGAGGTTATTGAAGAACCATCAAACCGCTACAATTCTAAGAACCTGTCAATGGATGATGCAGAAGTAGAGGAAAAATCTAGCGAAGCGTTATttctgtgttga